In Nocardia sp. NBC_00403, one DNA window encodes the following:
- a CDS encoding SDR family oxidoreductase yields MSGPTVIITGAAAGIGRATALLFAAHGYHVGAYDIDEVGLTRLAGDITGAGGTVRTGVLDVTNNTHWAERLTEFAADAGRLDILINNAGILRAGPFESIDLATHQAIVDVNLGGVINGTHAAFPLLRATPGAQVVNLCSASAIYGQPQLASYGATKSAVKSLTEALDLEWERHDIRVIAVWPLFVATAMVDGVETASTKSLGVRLTAADVASGIWEVTRKRGRLPKVHYEIGTQAKVLAVAAKYAPNWAVRTANKYFSGS; encoded by the coding sequence GCTTTTCGCTGCGCACGGGTATCACGTCGGCGCCTACGACATCGACGAGGTGGGGCTGACCAGGCTCGCGGGTGACATCACTGGCGCAGGCGGCACTGTGCGAACCGGGGTGCTCGATGTGACCAACAACACCCACTGGGCCGAGCGGCTCACGGAGTTCGCCGCCGATGCGGGCCGGCTCGACATCCTGATCAACAACGCGGGGATCCTGCGCGCAGGTCCCTTCGAGTCCATCGATCTGGCCACCCATCAGGCGATCGTCGATGTCAATCTGGGCGGCGTCATCAACGGCACGCACGCGGCGTTCCCGTTGCTGCGGGCCACTCCCGGCGCGCAGGTGGTGAATTTGTGCTCGGCATCGGCGATCTACGGGCAACCCCAGCTCGCCAGCTACGGCGCGACCAAGTCCGCGGTAAAAAGCCTCACAGAGGCATTGGATCTCGAATGGGAGCGGCACGATATCCGGGTGATCGCGGTGTGGCCGTTGTTCGTGGCGACCGCGATGGTGGACGGTGTGGAGACCGCGTCGACGAAGTCGCTCGGCGTGCGGCTCACCGCAGCAGATGTCGCCTCCGGTATCTGGGAAGTCACCCGCAAACGTGGACGGCTGCCGAAGGTGCACTACGAAATCGGTACCCAGGCAAAGGTGCTCGCCGTCGCCGCCAAGTACGCGCCGAACTGGGCCGTGCGCACCGCGAACAAATACTTCAGCGGAAGCTGA